The following proteins are encoded in a genomic region of Oryctolagus cuniculus chromosome 6, mOryCun1.1, whole genome shotgun sequence:
- the LOC127489720 gene encoding translation initiation factor IF-2, translating to MPSPPPHRETEQGRDPLGGHRGWPAEPTPHSPLPCTLQLRLLLWRRERLGWRPPGPDRGRPSRGPCSQASCLPEALRGSPRPRNAAASSLQGRRPRPRQPCPNLRSCSGTWQPRDVRPEPGHAAWHWSRCVGRRQAPAPGRGCPDKQHTRVQPQSTGTGPGAGSKEAADGRPRGGGPRVPLPTSAHTAVPSGQVTASTLDQLRASGWPAGWGGRRANPGQLCPGPGFQGSWEELLARAPWGGQGGRWALGPWGPGEGSFPACTSCQAAPRSQPAEPPALPPGPRPVDRGGLGAGDSSGVCPAPAASEPGAGAQGSAACLPRGRRSRSSSQRGPEEQGPGSPGLHWLRPAKEAAPRGRPPALCYGLGKQ from the exons ATGCCATCGCCTCCTCCCCACCGGGAGACTGAGCAAGGGCGGGACCCCCTGGGGGGGCACCGTGGGTGGCCAGCAGAGCCCACCCCACACAGTCCACTGCCCTGCACATTACAGCTCCGTCTCCTgctgtggaggagagagaggttgGGATGGCGACCGCCCGGGCCGGACAGGGGTCGGCCCTCCCGtgggccctgcagccaggccTCCTGTCTCCCTGAGGCCCTGCGGGGCAGCCCACGGCCCCGGAACGCGGCCGCCTCCTCCCTCCAGgggcgcaggccccgcccccgccagcctTGCCCCAACCTCAGAAGCTGCTCCGGCACCTGGCAGCCCAGAGATGTCAGACCTGAGCCGGGTCACGCAGCCTGGCACTGGAGCCGCTGTGTGGGCCGGAGACAGGCGCCCGCCCCAGGGCGGGGTTGCCCTGACAAGCAGCACACACGTGTGCAACCGCAGAGCACTGGCACCGGCCCCGGAGCCGGCAGCAAGGAGGCAGCTGACGGACGGCCACGAGGGGGCGGGCCGCGCGTCCCCCTGCCCACATCCGCCCACACAGCTGTCCCATCGGGGCAGGTGACAGCCTCCACCCTGGATCAGCTGAGGGCATCAGGCTGgcctgcggggtggggtgggcgcaGGGCCAACCCTGGCCAGCTCTGTCCAGGGCCTGGATTCCAGGGCAgctgggaggagctcctggcacgggccccctggggtgggcagggtggCCGCTGGGCCCTCGGCCcctgggggccgggggaggggtcGTTCCCAGCATGCACCTCCTGCCAGGCTGCCCCTCGCTCCCAGCccgcagagccccctgccctgccccctggccccaggcctgtGGACCGGGGTGGCCTCGGAGCTGGTGATAGCAGCGGTGTCTGCCCGGCACCCGCAGCCTCGGAGCCGGGAGCCGGAGCCCAAGGCTCGGCCGCCTGCCTGCCGCGGGGACGGCGCTCCAGGAGCAGCTCCCAGCGGGGCCCTGAGGAACAG GGTCCAGGGTCTCCAGGCCTGCACTGGCTGAGACCTGCAAAGGAGGCAGCACCCCGGGGTCGGCCGCCAG ctctctgctatggcctgggaaagcagtag
- the GPR20 gene encoding G-protein coupled receptor 20, giving the protein MPSASPSGPPAAAAPNATVTAGAWANGSAPEVPLFHLFALLDEELHAVFPGLWLALMAVHGAIFLAGLVLNGLALYVFCCRTRAQTPSVIYTINLAVTDLLVGLSLPTRYAVFYGARGCLRCSFPHVLGYFLNMHCSILFLTCICVDRYLAIVQPDGSRRWRQPACARAVCACVWLAAGAVTLSVLGVTAGGRPCCRIFALTVLEFLLPLGVLCVFTGRIVCALSRPGLLRQGRQRRVRAMQLLLTVLVIFFVCFTPFHARQVTVALWPAVPHRVSLVVYHVAVTLSSLNSCMDPIVYCFVTSGFQAAVRGLFRGRGAQCEPSSAAAVSVHKSSKGSGHRHVLSASPRALTRALAGGPEA; this is encoded by the coding sequence ATGCCCTCTGCGTCTCCCTCGGGGCCCCCGGCCGCCGCGGCCCCCAATGCCACGGTGACAGCCGGGGCGTGGGCCAACGGCAGCGCGCCCGAGGTGCCCCTGTTCCACCTGTTCGCGCTGCTGGACGAGGAGCTGCACGCCGTCTTCCCGGGCCTGTGGCTGGCGCTGATGGCGGTGCACGGCGCCATCTTCCTGGCCGGGCTGGTGCTCAACGGGCTGGCGCTGTACGTGTTCTGCTGCCGCACCCGGGCGCAGACGCCGTCGGTCATCTACACCATCAACCTGGCCGTGACCGACCTGCTGGTGGGGCTGTCGCTGCCCACGCGCTACGCCGTCTTCTACGGCGCCCGCGGCTGCCTCCGCTGCAGCTTCCCGCACGTCCTGGGCTACTTCCTCAACATGCACTGCTCCATCCTCTTCCTCACCTGCATCTGCGTGGACCGCTACCTGGCCATCGTGCAGCCCGACGGCTCTCGCCGCTGGCGCCAGCCCGCCTGCGCCAGGGCCGTGTGCGCCTGCGTGTGgctggcggccggcgccgtgacgCTGTCGGTGCTGGGCGTGACGGCGGGCGGCCGGCCCTGCTGCCGCATCTTCGCGCTCACCGTGCTGGAGTTCCTGCTGCCGCTGGGCGTCCTCTGCGTGTTCACCGGCCGCATCGTGTGCGCGCTGTCGCGGCCCGGCCTGCTGCGCCAGGGCCGCCAGCGCCGCGTGCGGGCCATGCAGCTGCTGCTCACCGTGCTCGTCATCTTCTTCGTCTGCTTCACGCCCTTCCACGCCCGCCAGGTGACCGTGGCGCTGTGGCCCGCCGTGCCGCACCGCGTGAGCCTCGTGGTCTACCACGTGGCCGTGACCCTGAGCAGCCTCAACAGCTGCATGGACCCCATCGTCTACTGCTTCGTCACCAGCGGCTTCCAGGCCGCCGTCCGCGGCCTCTTCCGCGGGCGCGGCGCCCAGTGCGAGCCCAGCAGTGCGGCCGCGGTCAGCGTGCACAAGAGCTCCAAGGGCTCCGGCCACCGCCACGTCCTCAGCGCCAGCCCGCGCGCCCTCACGCGAGCGCTGGCTGGCGGGCCCGAGGCGTAG